Within the Calypte anna isolate BGI_N300 chromosome 28, bCalAnn1_v1.p, whole genome shotgun sequence genome, the region TCCTCTCCTGCAACGAGAGGGAGATGGGACATGCCAGAAAGGAGATGTGGTGGTGCTCTCAGCCTCCCTACAGGAGGCACAAGGAGCAATGTCTGGGACTCCCTTTCTGGGAGCTCTGAGCTCCCAACTCTGGCTGGCAAACCCTAGAGAGCCTGGAGCCTCTCcagaggctgctctgctcctctgtcaGCATCAGCATCCCTTCAGGCACCCCCTTCAGCATAGGGGGGACATCTCCATCCCCTGGCTCCTCTGTAGGGCTGCTGGTGAGGCTCTGAACTGCCTCAGAACAGGAGCTGACCCAGATTTGTGTGGGCTGTTGACCAGAGATGGGGCTAAAATGTTCTTGCCCTGTTGGGGCCCATCAACACCATTGGGACATCTCCCAAACCTCCCTGATCTGCAGAGACATCCCTGAACTCTGGGGCTTACTTTGGAGTAGAAGTCCTGTAGCAGTGAAGACTTGCAGGTCTGGGGGCTGGGTGGAGGGGGAAGCTGGTAGTTGGGCTGGACAATCCTgatggccctcagcaccatcTCCTTTTCATCCTCCTCAAAAAGGCACTTTTGGAAGAGGTCATCCACGTGGAAGCCATcgtttttcagctgctgcagacatCTGAAGAGGGGCACGGGTAAGACAGGCTGAAACTTTCACCAGGGACTGAGCATGTTGGATGGAAATCAGCTTTCCTGGGTGCCACCACCCCTCATGCCAGGGCAGATGGCCTGCAGGGACACGAGAGCTCTCCCTGCCTTCAGCACACAGCCAGGGGACAGCTCAtagggctgggagctgcctctAGAGCACAGCCTGTCCCCACAAGGTCACTGCCTGTCCCCACAAAGTCAGCATCTCAGGTTTCAGCCATCGATcaccctccctgccagccaCACCTCTGCTGAGCAGGCTGCTTCCACCCTGGCACCCACAGggacagagctctgctgccacGCTCAGACACAGCAAAAAGCTGCAGGTTCCTCCAGCCCCACATCACCCTGCACTGCCACATCcccaggggatgctcagggcagtgtcctccaggctctgccaggctggagctggacTCGGGGCACAGAAGAACCCAGAGTCTCATCTGCCAGCTGGCCACCCCACCCAGGGGACAGAGGAAGATGTGGGGCACCAGCTAGACCCCCTCAGCCAGAGAGCACAAGGGTCAGGAGGGAGCCTGGCAGCTTTGGGGGGGTGTTAAGAGTCCAAGAGGTGACAACCAGCCCTGAGTCCTATGGCTGCCCACCCCTCAGcttgggagcaggcaggagctgcagcaagaACTGGCTCCTTGGGAAGTAGGCATAGCTCTGTCCAGAAGCAAGGTTGTTCCTACATCCCCTTTCCCTCCAAGATCTCAGACAAATTCCCTGGCAGCTGGGGGTGACAAGGCAGAGCCCACTGCAGGAGCTCTGCCCACCCCAAAACCTGTCCACGAGGAGCAGGTCGGAGCACCCAGAAGTGTGGGCAGTGTGGCAGGACCCCTCCTCCCACCGTGGTTACCTCCAGACAGCTTGGGTGGACGATTGGCTTCGGCCCAAACACTCCAACACTGCTGCATAGGAGTCCAGGCTGCGCTGGAGACCCACGGACTCCATCATGCAGAGCAGGCGGCTGATGCgctgcaggcagccctggggagagaggggaaggggctgtgggttggaagcagcagcctcacgcccctctgctccccttcaGGTTCAGCCATCCACCCCAAAGCCACCTCAGtgccccagagcagccccttccctcaGTACCTTCCTGGCCCAGCTGTGCATCACTGTGTTGTAGGCGCTGACACTCAGGAGTCTCCTCTTGGCTGGGGAGCTGTGGTAGGAGAGGAGGAACCTCTCGgcctcctctggctgctgcaggaagaggaagcaCTCCAGGGTGGACTGGATGCTCTGCTGCAGGACCTTCTGATGGCTGCTGTCCTTCTGTGCTCGTGGAGGCCTCTGTGCCTTcaccccctccttccccacagTCACCCTCAGCTTGCCGTGGGTGCAGGTGCTGTGGGAACCACCCTGGGCCTGGCTCCAGGCAGTTATCACTTTTGCTTTGGGGCTCTTCAGGCTCTTCTTGGCTTTAACCTTCTCTTTGCTCTTCGGTTTGGCTTTTACCTCTTCTTCCAGAGCTGTCTGGGAGGCAGCCAGGGATAATTTCCGTTCCACCTTCAGCTGCCGGACGTGCATCTccttcttcagcttctcagcccagctgctgggtcTGGACAGGCTCTGaccccttccccagggagcagctggctCCTCCAGGGGACTGGGagccccttcctcctgcagtgGGTCCTGCAACTTGTCATTCCCCAGCAGTGTCAGCTCTGATTTGTTGACTGTCAcctctgggatgctgctggcttGGAGCTGCTTCACTCGAgctttcagcactgccaggaaaCACAGAGCAAGGGAGAGATGAAAGGACAAGGGACTTGGGGCTGTGTTCCCTATGGCCGTGCCTCTAGGAACACCCTGAAAAAGAGGATCCACACAGGGacccctttcctccccagccagccctcTGCCCAGCAATAAGCTGCCTGGGAAGctcccatcccattccatcccatcccatcccatcccatcccatcccatcccatcccatcccatccccactCAGGCCACAGGTGTTTCTAGTCCCAGGTATCCTCTTCATGACTACACAGAATAATCCCATAAAACCTCCCAGGACAGCAAACACGGGGAAGccctccagctcccccagccctcgCTGCCTcaccttccagcagctctgccctctcaCACACAGCATTCCTCCTTGCCTTCTCCTTGGTGCTGGCAGAGGAGTAGTTCCTGAGAACACTCCATGGGACCCCTGTGGTGGGAAGACACAGAGAGCAGGAGGTTGGAGGAGGCTTTGTCCCCCTcaccacccccagcccagccccacagggagctggaggggctgcaggtgccccagcagcagtgacacagaagggggggggggacacacagctCTGGGACAGGGTgagcccccccagcccagctctgatcTGACCACAGCAACACCACAGACTCCACGGCAAGAACCCAGGAACCCCCAGAGGGAGCAGGCTCCATCCCACGACTGGGAGACGACCCCAGAGACCCTCCCTAGAGAGAATTCTAACCCTGGGGAGAGTGGGGCTCCTCATGacccccccacagcccccagctctGTCCTAGCAGAGGGTTGGAGAAGCCAGGACCCCCCAACCACCCCCAGTTCTCTCCTGAGGGGAATGCTCAGGACCACGAGGACCCTACAGATCCAGCTCCGTCCCTATGGTCGTGGTGATGCCGCAGGGACCTCAGGGCCCCCGCTCCATCCCGGGGGTGACGGACACGACCCCAGGGAGCCCCCCCCAGGCCGCCCCTCCGGCTCAGGCCTCCTGCCCGGCCCGGGCTCCCCGCCCACCTCAGGGCCCCGCACCCGGCCCAGCGactctccccagccccccccatGCCCAGCCCACCCCCGTCGCCCCCGTCCCCGTCCCTCACCGCCGCCCCCCAGCCGGGCCGGGCCCGATAGTGCCGCCCGGAGCCGCAGCAGCGACATTCCCCCCCCCGGTTACACCGCCATGCCGCGCCGAGCACACACTGCGCAGGCGCCGCGCGGGGCACGCCGGGAGCGGGAGTCCCGCAGGACTACAATTCCCAGCATGCATCACTCCGGTGTATCCCGCCCCCTGGCGGCCAtggcgggacgggacgggacgggacgggacgggacgggatgCTGATCCATCGGGGGCTGATGGACCCGGGAGCGGCGGTGATGGGAGCGGACAGTGCCCCGCGCCCCTCCCGACCCCAAGCTCGCAGGCTGCCCGTGGGACTGCAGACACCGTCCCCGAGCCCAGGGCAGCCTCCTCCCTTTCCTAGGACGCCGGCTCCAACGGGAGTCGGTGAGGCTCGGATCGCGCCGTTCGCCGAACAGGACGGCCCCCAAACCCTCGGGAGCGACCGGGAACGGGGATTCGACGCAGCCGTCGGGGCGCGGATTTATGAATGGAAGGCCCCGCCCCGTGGTCCCTCCCCGCCCGTCGGCCGCCACCGCCCCCGCCCCACCCGCCGGCTTTCCCCGCGTCCGGGCCGCCCGCACCATCGGGGCCGGTCGCCGCCGCCGCGGCCATGGCCCGACATCCGCCGCCCCGCCGTGCCCCGCCGCCATGAGGCGCGGGGGCCCCGCCGCCATCGCCGCCTGCCTCGCCGGGGCGCTCGCCGTGCTGGCGGGGCCGGGGGGCTCCTCCTGGGGCGGCCGGCGACCCCCTCGTAGCTACGGGCACCTGGAAGGCGACGTGCGATGGCGGCGGCTCTTCTCCGCCACCCGCTTCTTCCTGCGCATCGACGGCGGCGGCCGCGTGGAGGGGACGCGCTGGAGGGAGCGGACGGGCAGTGAGTGGGGCGGGGGCCGGGGCGATCGGCACAGGGGGTCCCGCCGCCCTCGCACCCACGGGCGCTGCCGAAGACGGGGAAGGGCGAAGGACACGGCCGAGGGGGACGGAGGTGCCCCGAGAAGGCGGCGGGATCCTCGGCGAGTGTCCGCAGCTCCCCCCTGCCAGGACGGGTCCCTTCTGTCCACCTTCCGCTCTGTCTCCGCCGCCTCGCAGACGGGGCCGGTGCTGGCAGCTCCGCTTGACGGGAGCAGCTTTTCGGGGGCTTCTGCCGGGGGTCCCTCAGGGGTCGCGGGCACCAACGCGCTCCGGCCGGGGACGCGGCGTCATTTTGCCACCGCTGACAACGCCCGGGGGTTCCCTGGTCGTGCTGCCAGCGTGGTCGGGGGGCTGCCCCCTGGCCCGCCTTTTGGGGTTACCTGCATCTCGCCCGGCCGGGGCGATCCGATCCGATCCCTCCCTGTAAAATCGAAGGGaagatgaaggaggaggaggaggagcggAGGAAGCTTTGAGGCGATGCTGGTCTCGAATCCGAGCACCTGCGCGGCTGGCGCGGCGGGGGGAGCCCCATCGGGGGGAGGACCGCGGAGCATCGCGGCAGAGACCCCCATCATCCCCCCGCCGCAGCAACAGAGGCGTGCGGTGTGGGTGTGTGGGGTGGGGTGCGGTGCCAGCTGTGCTGAGGGGGGGCACTCGCTGCAGCCCCCCACAGGGCCGGGCAGCACAACCCTGGGGGGATGGAAGGGGTGAGCACTGCGGGATGCGCTGGGTCCCAAAGAGGGAAGCACCAGGCTGGCGGCTGGAGTGGTGGGGACCTTGGGAAGGGGAGGACACACCAGCAAGGTGCCGGGGCTTGGAGCGGGAAGGATGCTGGGGTCGGGAGCAGCACCCCCCATCCCATGCCCTCACGGGGCTGCCCTGTCTCGGCAGGACGTCATCCATCCAAAGCAGAACAGgggagcccagcccagcccagggaaCCCTCTGCAGGGTCAGAGGTGTCGGGAGTCCTGAGTAGGCACATTGCCAGCTCAAAGCGCCCCAACTCGTTCCCACGGCTGTGTGGCAGCGGGGCCAGGCAGGCCCAGAGGCTCCAGGCTGTCGCGTGGGGCTTGCTCTGGTTATGGCGTGGCAGATAAAGCAGCGCTGGTGCTGGGCTCTGATCCTCGGCAGCCGCCGGACCAGCCCGGCCAGGGGTGGCTACAGAGTGTCAGGAGCTGTCCCAGGGCTTCCCCATCTCAACACCCACATCTGCCCCAGCTTCCCCGGGACCCCACCGGGGCTGGGGCATGGGACagggagcactgggagcagccctgtgcctgctgagacctcctcatcctcctgcatGGAGCTGGGCACCTGCGAGcaaagggcagcagagctggctgagccTCCGGGAGCAGCAATGGGGCGTTATATTTAGAAGAGCAGGAGTCCTCTGTTATAAATAGCAGCAGCTCCAGACGGTGATCAAGCAGGATGGACTCGCAGGCATTCgctcagcccttccctgctcctgctgcttggCCGTGGCTTTGCTGGGTCAGGTCTGTGGGTGCCAGGGATGGGTGCTGGAGGCAGCACCAAGGCTGGGCTGAAAAATCCCCCCTTGTACATCACCCCCAAGGAGCTGAACACTGGGGAGGCTTGCTACTGCCCCAGTGCCACAAACACTTCATCTGCTCCCACACGGGGAACAAGTGTCCCTAGGGGGGCAGTGCCCAGGTGATGCCAGGAGGATCAGTGTTTGATGGGAGCCcctgcctgggctctgcagccccccgTGCTGCTTGTGCCAAAGCCTCTGCACATCCTCCTGCCTCAGCAGCGATGCCCACGGGCAGCTCCTGCGTGGCTCAGGCCCTGCCCGCTGCCCTACCAGCACCTCCACCTAACATaggatctttttttctcccctccccagagAGCCGTGGGGGCGGCAGGGCTGGCCAGGCACAGGAATCCGGAGGTCCTGACGATGCTCGGGGTGTTTCCCCGTCAGAGCCGCTGGTCTGACCACATGCCTTTGCCATTAGCGGCTGCACCCGGAGCTCGGCGGCCGCGCACGGGCACTCGTGGGCCGGGCCCTTCTGTGGCTTCACAGCCCGGCTGCAGCCACCCCCCGGGGCTCATCCCCGTGTCCCGCAGCGCTGCCGCACCGCTCCCCGCTGCGGTGCCCGGCACAGGGACGGCAGCCAGGAGATTGGCACTGGCAGCCCGCACTGTGCCAGCCCCACTCCTGCCCCCGCCGGCCCCTGCCAGGGGGCTCTGTCAACCGTAACAGGTCCGGGGGCCATCGCTGCCAACCCTGCCCACACTTTGCCCCTCGGGGCCCACGCCGGCACGGGGGGCTGGGCACCGTGAGAGGCAGGTCGGGTCCCAGGGCACCGTTCAGGATGGGTGcatgggcagagctgccagggagggggggatgaACACTGGGCAGAGGCTGACGTTGATCTGGCACAGCTCAGGCACTGGGCGAGGGTCAGTGGTTGCAGACCCCCCGCCAGGGTAGGGTCCCAGGGGAGCCTCTCTGCCTGGCTCACCACCACGCTTCCCTGTCCGCAGGCATCGTCGAGATCCGGTCAGTGTGTGTCGGCGTCGTGGCCATCCGGGCGGTGCACACCGGCTTCTTCCTGGCCATGAACAAGCAGGGGAGGCTCTATGGGTCGGTAGGTCGGACGCAGCCTCCTGGGAGGGAGTGGACCGGGCTCAGAaatgcagggcagagctggaacAGGGGGTACCAAAACACCGGGGGTCCCAAAACACCAGGACTGATGCCCAGGAGCGGGGTCCTGGTTTCCCATGCCCTGACCCGTACCCACAGAGTCCCCCTGCACCCCgggagcagggaggagctgggtcctgccctgccccacGCTCGGGGTCACAGGGTGACCGCAGCCAGGCCGAGCGTGGCCGCCCCtcatccccttccctctcctgccagAAGGAGTTCAGCCCCAACTGCAAGTTCACGGAGCGCATCGAGGAGAACGGCTACAACACCTACACCTCACTGCGCTGGCGGCACCACGGCCGCCCCATGTTCCTCTCCCTCAATAGCAAGGGCAGGCCACGGCGAGGGGGCAAGACACGCCGGCACCACCTCTCCACCCACTTCCTCCCCATCCTCGTCAGCTGAGCCCCACGGGGCAGTTCTGGACCACcctgcagggaagaaaaaaaaatgaaaagaaaaaaaaaaaaaaaaaggaaaaaaatgggttatttggttattttatttatgtacaTGTctattttttctgctatttattGGAGGGATGTGGAAGGCGGATGCTCCGGCCTGCAGCAGGGACGTggctctccctgcccagcctggggcaCAGGGCCACCGAGTGCCAGAGCTGCAGACATCGTGGCCACAACGTGACGGAGCTCCAGATGTCACTGTCCCCACCTGCACGGCCCAGAGCTGGCGGCATCTCcgcaggggctggggctggggcgGAGGCTG harbors:
- the FGF22 gene encoding fibroblast growth factor 22 encodes the protein MRRGGPAAIAACLAGALAVLAGPGGSSWGGRRPPRSYGHLEGDVRWRRLFSATRFFLRIDGGGRVEGTRWRERTGSIVEIRSVCVGVVAIRAVHTGFFLAMNKQGRLYGSKEFSPNCKFTERIEENGYNTYTSLRWRHHGRPMFLSLNSKGRPRRGGKTRRHHLSTHFLPILVS